In the Acropora muricata isolate sample 2 chromosome 10, ASM3666990v1, whole genome shotgun sequence genome, one interval contains:
- the LOC136931138 gene encoding cytosolic iron-sulfur assembly component 2A-like yields the protein MSENKILSTAADSSFDNLVLVQEVFDIVKDIRDPELPQTLEELHVIEEEFIKIDKIGNDDYIIKIEFTPTVPHCSLATLIGLCLRVKLERSLPYKFKLDISLSRGTHSTENEINKQINDKERIAAAMENPNLKKIVEECILDAN from the exons ATGTCTGAAAACAAAATCTTGTCCACGGCTGCGGACAGCTCTTTCGATAACCTTGTACTCGTGCAAGAAGTATTTG ATATTGTGAAAGATATTAGG GACCCAGAGTTACCACAGACTCTGGAGGAGCTACATGTTATTGAGGAAGAATTTATTAAGATTGATAAGATTGGAAATGATGATTACATAATCAAGATAGAGTTTACCCCTACTGTCCCTCACTGTTCTCTGGCAACTCTTATAG GACTCTGCCTGAGAGTAAAATTGGAGCGCTCATTGCCTTACAAGTTTAAG CTTGACATTTCCCTTAGCAGGGGTACACACTCCACAGAAAATGAAA tcaaCAAGCAAATAAATGATAAGGAGAGAATTGCAGCAGCTATGGAGAATCCCAATCTAAAGAAGATTGTTGAAGAGTGTATTTTAGACGCCAATTAA
- the LOC136888458 gene encoding uncharacterized protein has translation MNNENLKCLKNTEINLKKADKGTRTAVLNTADKILEGQVQLDNVEDYRPVLRPMVKDTSLRVLILVSELYQQNHIDDMTKTEWLCLTPNPPRVPVFYTLTKIHKPTPVGRPIIYGCDGPTERLSSFVDRLLQPIAQKQKSYLKDAIDFINLIETTRVPKNAILVSMDGTSLYTNIPQEEGVETVCKTYDSFYKYSPPIPTQYLKRALKLILQENSFEFNGKNYLQTHGTAMGTKMAVAFANIFMAEVETKIQFLTKALLNH, from the coding sequence ATGAACAACGAGAACTTAAAATGCTTAAAGAACACCGAAATAAACCTGAAAAAGGCAGATAAAGGGACTCGAACTGCTGTTCTAAACACTGCGGACAAAATTCTAGAAGGACAAGTCCAGTTAGACAACGTTGAGGACTACAGGCCTGTCTTAAGGCCAATGGTTAAAGACACGTCCCTAAGAGTTCTTATACTAGTAAGTGAACTCTACCAACAAAACCACATTGACGACATGACTAAGACTGAATGGCTTTGTCTAACACCAAATCCGCCTCGCGTACCAGTGTTCTACACGCTCACTAAAATACACAAACCAACTCCGGTTGGTAGACCTATAATATATGGGTGTGATGGTCCTACAGAGAGactttcatcatttgtagacagGCTACTTCAGCCtattgcacaaaaacaaaagtcgTATCTTAAAGATGCGATTGATTTCATCAACCTCATAGAAACAACAAGAGTGCCGAAAAATGCAATCCTTGTCTCGATGGACGGGACTAGCCTATACACAAATATACCTCAGGAGGAGGGAGTTGAAACAGTGTGCAAGACATACGACTCTTTCTATAAATATAGCCCTCCCATCCCTACGCAGTATCTTAAAAGAGCGCTTAAACTTATCCTTCAAGAGAACTCATTCGAGTTTAATGGAAAGAACTACCTCCAAACACACGGAACTGCCATGGGCACCAAGATGGCAGTAGCTTTTGCAAATATCTTTATGGCGGAGGTAGAAACAAAGATTCAGTTCTTAACCAAAGCGCTCTTAAACCACTAG